One genomic window of Punica granatum isolate Tunisia-2019 chromosome 1, ASM765513v2, whole genome shotgun sequence includes the following:
- the LOC116215608 gene encoding ATP-dependent DNA helicase 2 subunit KU70 isoform X2: MDMELDPDEVFRDDEDDAEAEYFRERASTKELAVYLIDASPKMFLTHSPSEKHMKDESHFHITMSCILSSLKTQIISRSYDEVAICFFNTREKKNLQDLNGVFVFNVGDRESLDRPTAKFIKELSQLEEKFAKEIGSQYGIVAGSRENSLYNALWVAQALLRKGSARTADKRILLFTNEDDPFGNIKGATKTDMTRTTQQRAKDAQDLGISIELFPLSEPHKEFDLSRFYADMIGIDDDGIAEFMSAIGAKFEDMEYELKRRMIKKRIVKTLTFTIANGLAIEVNTYALVRPTVPGSTVWLDSVTNQPLKIERSFICADTGALMEEPTKRFQTYQNMNVKFSVEELSEIKRVSTAQLRLLGFKPLNCLKDYHNLRPSTFIFPTDEEVLGSTLIFVALHRSMLRLNRFAVAFYGNPSHPQLVAIVAQDEVKVAGGQVEPPGMHIIYLPYADDIRPIEEFQMSPENPVPRASDEQIDKAAALMKRIDLKGFSITQLSNPALQRHYAVLQALALEEDELPETKDKTLPDEEGMSRPTVVNAIDQFKHSVYGDQYEARSSAGDDNMSEASKKRKASAGNAVKECENYNWAEMAESGKLTTLTVVELKYYLTAHNLPVSGKKEDLISRIKMHLRK; this comes from the exons aTGGATATGGAGCTTGACCCGGACGAAGTCTTCAGAGACGATGAAGACGATGCTGAGGCAGAATACTTTCGG GAAAGGGCGTCAACTAAGGAACTGGCGGTCTACTTGATCGATGCTTCCCCTAAAATGTTCCTCACTCACTCTCCTTCG GAGAAACATATGAAAGATGAGAGTCATTTCCATATCACCATGAGCTGTATCTTATCGTCATTGAAGACTCAAATCATCAGCAGGTCATATGATGAAGTTGCAATATGCTTCTTTAACACT AGGGAAAAGAAGAATCTGCAGGACTTAAATGGTGTCTTTGTGTTTAATGTTGGTGATCGGGAGTCTCTAGACAGGCCAACCGCGAAATTCATTAAGGAACTTTCTCAGTTAGAGG AAAAGTTTGCAAAAGAAATTGGAAGTCAATATGGTATCGTGGCTGGTTCTCGGGAAAATTCACTTTACAATGCTCTCTGGGTTGCACAGGCACTTCTTCGTAAAGG ATCTGCAAGGACAGCTGACAAGCGTATTCTTCTTTTCACGAATGAGGATGATCCTTTTGGGAACATAAAAGGAGCCACTAAAACAGATATGACAAGGACCACACAGCAACGAGCAAAA gATGCACAAGATCTAGGCATATCGATTGAGCTTTTTCCATTGAGTGAGCCTCACAAAGAGTTTGATCTTTCTCGTTTCTATGCT GATATGATTGGAATTGACGACGACGGTATTGCTGAATTTATGTCTGCAATAGGAGCAAA ATTCGAAGATATGGAATATGAGCTAAAAAGGCGTATGATCAAGAAGCGCATTGTCAAGACATTGACATTTACAATTGCTAATGGACTTGCAATTGAAGTTAATACTTATGCTTTGGTTCGGCCAACAGTACCAG GGTCAACTGTCTGGCTTGATTCTGTCACCAATCAACCTTTGAAG ATAGAGAGATCTTTCATCTGTGCGGATACTGGGGCATTGATGGAAGAGCCTACAAAACGCTTTCAAACTTATCAGAA TATGAACGTCAAGTTTTCAGTGGAGGAACTATCCGAAATAAAGAGGGTATCAACTGCCCAGCTTCGTCTTCTTGGATTCAAGCCATTGAATTGCTTAAAAGATTACCACAACTTGAGGCCatcaacttttatttttcctacTGATGAG GAAGTACTTGGAAGCACTCTCATTTTTGTTGCCTTGCATAGATCCATGTTGCGTTTGAACCG TTTTGCAGTTGCATTTTATGGCAATCCATCTCATCCTCAATTGGTCGCCATTGTTGCTCAA GATGAGGTAAAAGTTGCTGGTGGTCAGGTTGAGCCACCGGGAATGCACATTATTTATCTTCCATATGCAGATGACATCAGACCCATCGAAGAG TTTCAGATGAGCCCAGAAAATCCAGTACCTCGGGCAAGTGATGAACAAATTGACAAAGCTGCTGCACTGATGAAACGAATTGATCTGAAGGGCTTCTCCATCACCCAGTTGAGCAATCCCG CTTTGCAGAGACACTATGCGGTTTTACAAGCCTTAGCTCTGGAAGAGGATGAATTGCCTGAAACCAAGGACAAAACGCTTCCTGATGAGGAAGGCATGTCTCG ACCTACAGTTGTTAATGCAATCGACCAATTCAAGCATTCTGTTTATGGAGATCAGTATGAGGCTAGGAGCTCTGCCGGTGACGACAACATGAGTGAGGCCTCAAAAAAGCGAAAGGCAAGCGCTGGGAACGCTGTAAAGGAGTGTGAGAACTACAACTGGGCTGAAATGGCTGAGAGTGGGAAG TTGACGACATTGACTGTGGTGGAGCTGAAATACTACTTGACAGCACACAACCTCCCCGTTTCAGGGAAGAAGGAAGATCTCATCAGCAGAATAAAGATGCATTTGAGGAAGTAA